GAGAAATAGCAGAGCACATTCTTGAAatctatctattctatttCCTTCTTTATACTGGATTGTAAAATTAACCTATACTtttcatattatatttaattttataataatattgacaGAACCCTGGCAGAATTACAAATTAGTAAACTTCTTTTATAGATTTCCAACAGAGAATGCAATGCATATTACGAAGTACCGCTCTATTTTGCTCGGTGTACGCCAGGTATGTATCGCGAACTCGAGCTGCGCATGCGCTGTGCGCTTATTGAGCCGTCCAAACCGCTCTGCGCCGCCCCGCATCGCTGCCTCTCTTTCGCGCCCCAAAGACGAGCTTGCCTCATCGAAATGCGTAAGCATCGGAGACACTGCTCGGTGTTTGGTGTTTGGTGTTCAAGCTCTGGAAAACAACAGCTTCAACGGCGGCGTTTCGACAGCATTCCAACTGGGCGATACCCACGCATTAGCCATGAATACTGGTACCTTCTGGTATACAATCGGTACTGAAAATCTGCTGCCTGGTACCTACTAGATTCTGGTTTGGCACACGTTTTACCTTCTTAAGTGGTGCAGTGGCGAAACTGGACTATACTTGTCCTATACTTGCAACATATTTGGTTGCAACCATCTTATATAATCCAATAAGTACCCATATCATGATATTCGTTTTAATTGCTATCCATTCGATATATCTATGCTTCTAGTGAATTCATTGGTACCTTGCTCTATTTGCAGAAGTTTTAAGGTACCATACAGTATAAAGTACCTTTAAAGAATTCTAAGCCAGTTCTAATTGTCTTTTAGACACCAATTACCAGATGACTTGTAGAATATGTTAATGCAGAATCTAACTGCTAGAGAAAAGAATGCACTTCCAAAAGCCATTCCAGCTAATCGATTCAAATTCGGCCAAGAGCTAATTGAAGTGCAGCGACTTAAGAGCCCCATAAGCCCAGTAGCATCCGTCCACGAAAAAAGGCAGTCGTCACGATGGcgataacaattaaatttgatgaaaTCATCAAGGCGGTGAGAACTCTCCATTCTGCCACACTTCCGCACACGATCAGATACAAttgagtggagtggagtgaagtGAAACTTTCTCGGATCAGAATCAAACGCCATTTATTCTGCCAGGGGATTACTGTACCTTACTTTTGATCCCTTCTTTTCATTTGTCTGGCAGGGAAAGCCAGATTGGTTCTTTTGTGAATGGACCTGCCTCGATTGGAAACAGGGCGCCATTGTCCACTTGACCGCACACTGCCTATTCGAAATGTTAAGCTTTTCAATTTGTCTACTTGCGGCCGAGAATCGTATCCACCATTCCACTGGGTTAGGATTAGTAATGCGAATTCCTGGAAGACCGACGACGATGATTTATATTCAGTACCCAGAAGGCATCTCAACTGAGAAGGTGTCACACACACCTATCTCAAACTCAATTGAGTTGCAGCACAACACATTtcgatgtttgttttttacgTGCTAGCACAGTTGCATTATTGAAAACTTAAACAATGATCTTGTGTTTTTAGAAGGTTGGTGTGTTTAGGCGATTAGCTTGTACTTTTAATGGGCCATCATATCGTAAGCCGTCTTTTTTTTATCAGACTATAACACTACTTGGGTCATTATAGTTTTTCTGGTTACCaacttaaaaacttaaaacactcaaaaaaaaaaccaaatgtaGTTTCACAGACGAATGTTATTCACAAATGTTGTTTTCTATTCCATTTTCAAATGCTGTTTGCAAGTTGGGGTATTCAAATTAGCCACGAAGAGAGGAAGAGCTTTCGCAAGTGTATTACGGGAAATAGATatgcaaataacaaaaactacaacttaaacgaacaaaaaatatgaaacaaaacaaaaaaaaaacgctggTATATACTTTTTCCGTTTGAGTCGCGCTTCGACGTCTGGTTGATTTTGGATTTACTAAATGCCGATTTGTTTCTCTTCTTGCTTTTCTCactatactttttttttttttttttggaattttgtgtgATCTGAGACCAGACTTGTCTCTAACACTTGTCCGTGCCCGAACGCGCTCTAGTGGATTACTGGCTGGCGACTGACTGTTTGCTTTGGGCCAGACTGGTTGGATCGGCCTTCTCGGCCCACAGCTTTTGAGCCAAGCTCCCAAGTCGCCAAGCTGCCAGTTAGCCAGGTTGCCAGGTTGCCGAGCTGCGGCTGGGTCTCTGTGCACTTATCATTCGTTGTCTCCCCCCGCCAAACAGCTCTCTGGCTCTCTGGCTCTCTCTGTGGCTCTCTCTGTGGCTCTCTCTTTGGCTCGACGGAGATGATCATCTAACTATAACGAGCGTTTTTTTAACCGAAGatgtctaaaagtatgctcTAACTGGGCTTTGTTTCTCATAACCTGGCTAGAAATGGCATACAGCCGAAGTAATAACTGTTTTGAACAGCCAATTATGACTGCTAACAATGACGGATttaggcaaattaattttttcggCATTTTATTAAGGCTTCATTACCAATACAAAACATTCCTTAAATTCCTCTGCTCCACTGAGATCAGGTGCTACTACAAGTTATAACAATTACCATGTAAGCTAGGGTATTTGAAGCTTCGGTTCATTCTTTTTTcaaacttcaacttcaaaCTTTCAACTCACATGTCGCTGCGTGCTGCGTGGTCAGTTTCGGCACAGAGATATTCACCATAATAATTTTCACTACTGCGGGGTTCGCCCTCCAACTCGCCGCAGATGCTGTCGCTGATTTTGCCCGGATCAATCCCGGGCAAGCCGCACACACATGCTGTGGGCGGCCAAGCGCTTGGCTATCTTCTTGGTCGTGCCCTTGCCCATCACGCGGTGGTCGAGTACCGAAAAAGCGAtttctgtttaatttttcttttttgttttgcttgtaaAATTTGCAGCTtacaattagaaaataattaggaaatttttagatttttagatttttcgCTCTGAGACGAGTTCTGCTCCAGACGAGCTCTGAAAGTAAACTGAATAAATTTCGGGTGGGGCGGGGGTACATGGTTTTGACAGCTCCGTTTGTTGGATGAAATTAGATCCAAGGACAATGTGATCAGTTGCCATCTACaaggtataacattccatatttgggccATACGTTTCCATATTCTTTACTCCTAGTTACCAATACAaaccatccctatcactttttgacggactttgttaaataaattttgaaatatttaagaaccAAGAACTTCCACTTTTAAGTTTGAAATTTCAATGCGAGctcaaaaaaaatgttgttctTTTACGGAAAATCAGGAACCAACTTTTGTTAGCTGTAATTTGGCTACTAATGCTAACTTGGCTCATCACTGGGTAACTATTGGCCGTCCCTCTCTTTCTCGTGCTATCGAAATTTGAGCTCTGGTTTCGGCTTAAGCCTCGTTTACCATTGCTGGTTCAGCGTATTTCAACCATATTTTAGTTGAAAAACCTTAAGCTTACACACTTTCCCACACATTTTCAGAGTCACTAGAAAATAAATGAGCTGCATATATAGATTTCGTAATGTAACAAAGAAATTTAAAGTATAATCGGCAAGTATTCgttaatatatgtgtatatatattgtaatttTGCCCAGTGCATCTTTTATTGAGCTAACGATCTGCACTCTCTCAAGCTCCAAATGTCTCTCCCCACCTGAACATCAAGCTTTTGGGTCCAAAAGCTTATGCTTCTAGTAAAAAGCTTCGCTTTTAACCAATTTCCAATGATTTTGACCAAAAAGTACATTCCACAACAATTAGATCAAGCTTGTTGACcaaatttttccatttcacaaAACTCTTCTTCAGGAATTGACCTGTGGGCTATAACTTCTATCCAATTCTATTAAAATATCTTTACATATATTGTCTAACTAATTTGAACTagacattaaaataatacattaTAACGTTACTAATGCATAGCATTGCCCAGAGCGATTTGCCGCCGAATTTCATAACACATGGGTGGGtttttgataaatatatatatagattttataaACAGAATAAATAAGTTGAAGGAGGGCCGTTTAGGGCGCTCTCTTTCGAGATAACGAGAGatttgtgtgtgctgtgttGGAAAATGGATGGACAGGATATACATCCGGTTTACCAGTCGTCATCGACATCCTTGGAGATCTCAAGGAGGAAGGGGGTCTTGAAGTTCTGCAGCTTTCGTCGGCAGTTTCTGCTCAGCGGATTATTGCGAAGATCAACGAGGGCCAAATTGTCACTGGTAATTGCCTCATCGGTATCAATTTCTAGTGGATTCAACGTACTTGGATCATTAGGTATTCCACAAATGgacggtttttgtttttagactTACCCAAAATGGCATTGTTCTGGGCATCCAGACTGGCAAGACTCTGAAGCTTAAAGACTACTTGTGGCAAAACGATGAACGAGTTGTTCGAGATATTCAGCTTGGTTAGCGCAGACAAGCTGGCGAATTCTTCTGGCAGCCTCGAAAGTTTGTTGTGTGACAGATTAAGATCTGGAAAGGGATAAACgatttgtaatttaaacataagaatatattttatatattattgttgGGCAACCCACCTGTGATGGTGCTAAACTTTTGCGAAAACTTGGGCGAAACGCTTTTGAGCACATTGCCACTGAGATTGCAGGTGATCAACTCTGTGTTTCGCATAAGATGATACACTGCATCTGGTATTTGCATCAGTTCACAGCTCGAAAGATCTGAAAGAACCGAAATGTATACGAGTGGTATAATAACCTTCAAATATGGATAGCTGAAACAATAATACTGGGTTCAAGAACAGAATGATGCAAAAATAGCTTTTTGCCATTAAAAAGCTATCATCCAACATAGTTCTTTGAGACCGCAATGTATGGGTTATGGTTACATTGATTTGGCTTATATCTCACGAACTCCTACCTAAATGAGCACTCTCGTTGGCATTCTCACAACGCTCAATCACCCTAACCACCAAGTGCGCCATCTCCAAGTTTCCATGCGATCTCCTCGATTACTACCGATCGTAACCAGCCTTATCACTATacctatatgtatatataacttCACGATTCTCTTTGTGTTCGCCCACAGCCGAATTGGTCAACACTGAACacatgaatggaactgactaaatataaatacatacatttcccCATCTGCGCACGCAACTTATTATGCGAAAAGAGCGCCGATATCGGCGACTCTCTATACTCTATATGCTCTATACAGTTATAGTGACTCACGATCGCGAAAGCTTTTCGTCGATTTTCGAGTATAAGAGCGAGAGAAAGACTCTGTTTGCTTCGCGGAAACTGCGTTTGTCCACACTGGGAAATTGCgatgtgttttctttttggggaAAACCAATGAagtaaaattgaaaacaaaaacattgatttacaacattttaCAAAGAGTGCCgttgtattatttgtatgtTTTAAAAGCAGAAGCACTCGTAAACATATTAATAGAGTATTTCtgagaaaaacattttttttaatgttttcggTTCatggaaaacgaaaacgaaataaatactGCGTTCTTTTTACATTGCGTTTGGATGTGATATGCACCATTACAAAAATGCCttagcattaaaaataagtgcatacatttaatacattttagtTATGTAAAGTTGCATtgtttttagaaatatttctaCTGAAATTCATGTGACCCTTACTTTTATAGCAATTAGTTTATAGCATCGTAAATGTTGCCTTACTACGCtattaaattgaaacaaattgcTCAAATTTAAGACTCTCAGATACCCTTTAAGACAAACAGTTCCCAAAGTTTGGCTACACTTCTTATATCAGTTgtgctaataataataataagctaACACTAATTGCCGATCTTTTGGAACGAACGTATTCTTAAGATTTCTATAACAATTCCTTCGTTATTTAAGAGTTTCAATCGAGGGATCTCGGTCTTTGATTTCATTCATCATCACAACAAATAACCCTGAAGAATAGCTGAAGGCAAATCTGCGTAGAATCGTAGAATCGCAGAATGAAATCGTTTGGGGGTTAATGTCTGGGCAATAATTACCACCCCCACTACCACTTATCGCGCCCATTGATAATTTACCTTTCTTTGTTAACCGATGGAAATTCGTGGCAACAATCTGGTAAAACAATGCAAtaccaatatatatgtacatacgtagtAGAATCGCAATCGGCAGAGACGCACTTTCATCGGCAATTTGTGCGGGGAGTGTTCTTTTCGGATTGGTAATGCCCctcaattataaacaaattgtcgGCCTTTGTATGGGGAAGTCGGTGCGCAATAACTGAAATTGGCAATTGGCCAATTGTCCATACTACGACCTATATACGAATGTGTGCATATATGGAAGGAATAAACAGAACCCGTATAGTAGTTGCAACTGCGCCTCAAGCAAAAATGACTGGGTCACATATACACATACCTATGTATGTGctatatgcataaataatataattataattatattaaccATAACTTACCCAGCTTGTGATTCTCCTTGGCGTCCTCGCACCGCTGAACCACCCGGATAACTCCTTGTCCAGCGATCGGGGGGCAGGTAACGATTCCGCCGATCCTCGCTATATGCGGCGGAATACTCGGATCGTCCGATAGTCCGGACTCCTCGCTGGGATCCTCACTGGAGATGTTGGTGTTCCGGTTGTCGTTGCCGTCGTTGGGACCGTTGTTGCCATTATTACTACCATTATTACCACCATTATTACCACCGTTCGGGATGTTTGTTATGTCGTTGCCAAATGGCCgcatcttttgttttttttttttttttcaattggTTTGAACTAGTCTTTGGTGTgggtatattttaatttggccTTGTCTCACTGGGTTAtcactcgaaaaaaatatgtgtgtttttgtatttGCAATCGAGCAAGTGTGGCAAGTGTGATTGGTTCAAGATATATCTTTCCTATTATTTGGATTGTTTAAACGCGAGCTACTTCGCAGCCAACTGAACGTGACTATCTTCCGcattgaaatattgaaaatgctttttaCTTTCGGTTTTTATAGCACgaagaagaaagaaaagctgcgcataacaaaacaaatgaaaaataaaatgggaagAAAAGCAGCAAATAATAGCacaatttggcattttcaaGCGCACACCGATTCCCAGATACTCTTTCCTTTGCTCCGAAATAGTCATTAGCCCTGCGATACAAGGTACTATTAATTGAATGTTGCCAAGGCTTGATTGGTAGTATGTTTAAAGAAAATGGGAAGTGATCTCATTAATTTCCATACAAAAGTATCTGTCAGATTATAGTATTTAAGCTTAGGACTAATGGAtcaaaaagaatataaaatattgaaaaatatatacttgtTTAGGGTGAGAACTGAACTAAAAGCGGCTTCATATAATCTAATTTAAATGTGTTATGTTCAAATAAAGCGGTACGGTGCATCCAATTAACCCCTTCTAAAGGGTATAACTGCTTCGTAACAAAATGTCTTGTCATCTTAAGAGCAATAGCCTCTGATATAAACAGTCCTTCTTTCTCTTGCCAATAAAATAAGCTTGTTCTATCTGCGGAAAAGTGTAAAAGTTCAATGCGAAAATAGAGAGTGAACGtttgagagagagagagaggatCGCACCGTACACTAGTCAGCAAAATAATGGCAaacataatacaaataatttaacaaaccTTAAGTTATATAAGATCTGag
This Drosophila simulans strain w501 chromosome X, Prin_Dsim_3.1, whole genome shotgun sequence DNA region includes the following protein-coding sequences:
- the LOC6725736 gene encoding leucine-rich repeat-containing protein 20 isoform X2, whose amino-acid sequence is MAHLVVRVIERCENANESAHLDLSSCELMQIPDAVYHLMRNTELITCNLSGNVLKSVSPKFSQKFSTITDLNLSHNKLSRLPEEFASLSALTKLNISNNSFIVLPQVVFKLQSLASLDAQNNAILEIDTDEAITSDNLALVDLRNNPLSRNCRRKLQNFKTPFLLEISKDVDDDW
- the LOC6725736 gene encoding leucine-rich repeat-containing protein 20 isoform X1; amino-acid sequence: MRPFGNDITNIPNGGNNGGNNGSNNGNNGPNDGNDNRNTNISSEDPSEESGLSDDPSIPPHIARIGGIVTCPPIAGQGVIRVVQRCEDAKENHKLDLSSCELMQIPDAVYHLMRNTELITCNLSGNVLKSVSPKFSQKFSTITDLNLSHNKLSRLPEEFASLSALTKLNISNNSFIVLPQVVFKLQSLASLDAQNNAILEIDTDEAITSDNLALVDLRNNPLSRNCRRKLQNFKTPFLLEISKDVDDDW